Part of the Spirochaetota bacterium genome is shown below.
AATACTGCTTTGATAGAGTCAGTTTCCATCATTGGTCGGCATTCAATCATGCGGCTAGTGATGTGATAAGTGATGTTGGGTGCAATAAACCGTGGTTTTCGCATAATAATTCCTCCCAAAGTAAGATTAAAAATAAGTGGTTTTATATATACAACGCTTAAAGAGTGAAAAATTTAAAAAAAAATGAGGATTTTTTTAAGAAAGTACCTTTTGAATGGGGTCAGAGCAACAATTTTTATATTGCATAAAGAACATTACCTTCAATGAAGAATAGCTGATATAATTCAGAATACAGAGTAAAAGTATAAAGGGTTATCGTTGCGGTGTCAGAGCAATAAGGTTTTAATAATTATGGGGATAATTATTTTAATTTGAAAAATAACCAACAGCAGTATTTTTTAACAAATGCAAAGTATAGTGTCAGAGCCAAATTTTTTGGTGACAGAGCACTATAAAGTGGAACCAAATACAATTGATATAGGTCTAATCAGCAAATCAAGAAAAAGTAATTTAAATTTGAAGAGGGGGATATATGAAACGTGTTGGTGTGTTTGTTTTAGCTCTGACCCTGGTTACAACAGTTGCTTTTGCACAGGAACCAAAATGCAAAGCTCAACCGTGTGATATGTCAATGAAAAAAGGGCCAATCTTTGGTGATGTACAGCGATTAAAACAGGAATTGGGTTTATCTGACGCGCAGGTGGATAAGATTGTTGAAATTAATACTCAGTATGAAAAACGCATGCTTGATATAAAAGAAAAACTTGCTCCAAAAATGGTCCAATTGAAAAAGCTTTTGCTTGAAGATGAAGTTGATATTAACGCAGTGCGCGCTAAGCTTAAAGAAATAGGAGATTTACGAATTGAATTGCATTTGCTGAGGATACAGCATGTGATGGATATTGAGAAACAGCTTAACAAGGAACAGCTAAAAAAATTGAGAGCGCATAAAAAGATGGAGATGCAGAAGATGGAAAAAATGCGCCCCCATGGGCCAATGGGATTTGATGAACCCATGATGTAAAGTGCACAGGAATAAAAATATGAACCAACATGAATTTGCACAAATAGTTGGCAAGACCAAG
Proteins encoded:
- a CDS encoding periplasmic heavy metal sensor, whose translation is MKRVGVFVLALTLVTTVAFAQEPKCKAQPCDMSMKKGPIFGDVQRLKQELGLSDAQVDKIVEINTQYEKRMLDIKEKLAPKMVQLKKLLLEDEVDINAVRAKLKEIGDLRIELHLLRIQHVMDIEKQLNKEQLKKLRAHKKMEMQKMEKMRPHGPMGFDEPMM